The genomic DNA ACGCCCGCCGTGGCAGCGCGGCCCGGGCGGGGCCGCCCGGGGGCTACCCGTTGGGGGACGGGCGGTCAGCGGCAGGCATCGGCGAGCGTAAGGACCGACGAAAGCACGCAGTCCGGGCGCACTGCGAGGGTCGCCAGGTCGTCCGGGCCGGTCACGCCGGTGAGCACCAGCATGCCGGTCAGGCCGGCGTCGCGTGCCATCTGCATGTCCGTCTCCGGGCGGTCGCCGAGCATGGCGCACTGGCGGGGCTGGAGCCCGACCAGGTCGAGCGCCTCCTGGAGCATGATGGGGGAGGGCTTGCCGACGATGGGGTGGACCTTCCGTTGGGTGCATGCTTCGATGGCGGCGATCATGCAGGCCGCGTCGGGCAGGTCGTAGTCGGGCATCGGGCAGGTGCGGTCGGGGTTGGTGGCGATCAGTTCGGCGCCGTGGAGGGCGGCGCGGTAGGCGATGTTGAGCTTGCGGTAGTCGAACGTGCGGTCGAAGGCGACCACGACGACGTCGATCTGCTCGGGGTCATCGGAGATGCGCAGGCCGTGGTCCAGCAGTTCCTTGATGACGGGCGGTTCGGCCACGGGAAAGCAACGGGCGCCGGGGCGGTGCTTCTGAAGGTAGCGGGCGGCGACCAGGGCGGAGTTGATGACCTCGTCGACCGAGCAGGCGACGCCGAGCCGGTTGAGCTTCTCCGCGTATTCCTGGCGGGTGCCGATGGGCTTGTTGCTGACGAAGGCGACCTTCTTGCCGAGTCGGCGCAGGCCGTCCACGGCGGCATCGGCGCCGGGGATCAGCTCGCCGCCGATGTAAAGGGTCCCGTCGAGGTCGAAGATGAAGCCGCTCAGGCGGTCGAGCAGTGACCGGACGGCGGGGACGTCGGCGATCGGGAGCGGGGTCGGGTCGGTCATTCAGGTCTCCAGACGGATTCGGGGTTTGCGCCCCCGGAACAGGGGCTCGAGCGCGCGGCCGGTGTGCGACCGGGGGGCGCGGATCACCTGCTCGGGCGGGCCGCAGGCGACCACGCAGCCGCCGGCGTCGCCGCCCTCGGGGCCCAGGTCCAGGATGTAGTCGGCGTTCTTGATCACGTCCAGGTTGTGCTCGATGACGACGAGCGTGTTGCCCCGGTCGGCCAGGTTGTGGAAGATGCGCAGCAGCTTCCTGACGTCGTCGAAGTGCAGGCCCGTGGTCGGCTCGTCCAGGATGTAGAGCGTATCGCCCGTGGCGACCTTGCCGAGTTCGCGCGTGAGCTTGATGCGCTGGGCCTCCCCGCCGCTGAGCGTCGTGCTCGGCTGGCCCAGCGTCAGGTAGTCCAGGCCGACCTCGCGCATGGTGCGCAGCTTCCGCTCGATAGGCGGATGCGTGCGGAAGAACTCCAGGGCCTCCTCGACGGTCATGGCCAGCACGTCGGCGATGCTCTTGCCGCGCAGGGCGATCTGCAGCGTCTGCTCTCCGAACCGGCGGCCGCGGCATTCCTCGCATGTGACGCGCACGTCGGGCAGGAAGCTCATCTCGATCTGCTTCTCGCCGAGTCCCCCGCAGACGGGGCAGCGGCCTTCCTTGCTGTTGAAGGAGAACCGCCCGGGGCCGAAGCCGCGGATCCTGGCCTGCCGGGTCTCGGCGAAGGCGCGACGGATGTCGTCGAACACCTTGGTGTAGGTGGCGGGGCAGGAGCGGGGGCTGCGGCCGATGGGGCTCTGGTCGATCTCCAGCACCTGTCGGACCTTCGAGGCGCCCCGCAGCGAACGGTGCCGGCCCGGCCGGGGGCGGCTGCCGTACAGCCGTCGGGCCAGCGCCCGGTGGAGGACGTCGTTGACCAGCGTGCTCTTGCCGCTGCCGCTCACGCCCGTGACGCAGCAGAACAGGCCGAGGGGGATGATCGCCTCGATGTCCTTCAGGTTGTGCTCGCTCGCACCCGTGATGGTGATCGCCCGGCCCCGGCGGGGCGTGCGGAGGCGTTCCGGGATGGGGATCGACTCCCGCCCGGACAGGTAGCGGCCGGTGAGGCTGTCGGGTGCGGCCTGCAGGTCTGCGGCGGGGCCGCTGAAGACGACGTGCCCGCCCGCGCGCCCGGCGCCCGGCCCCAGGTCCACCACCCAGTCGCTGCGCCGGATCGTGGCCTCGTCGTGCTCGACGACCAGCACCGTGTTCCCGGCCTCGCGCAGACGCTCCAGGGAGTCGAGCAGGCGTTCGTTGTCGCGCGGGTGCAGGCCGATCGACGGTTCGTCGAGTATGTAGCAGACGCCCGTGAGCCCGCTGCCGATCTGCGTGGCCAGGCGGATGCGCTGGTACTCGCCCCGGCTCAGGGTGTTGGACCGGCGGTCCAGCGTCAGGTAGTGCAGGCCGACGTCCATGAGGAAGCGGAGCCGTTCGCGGACGTCCTTCCGGATCGGCGCGGCGATGCGTTCGCGCGAGCCCTCGAACGTCAGGCCGTCGATCTGCGCCAGCCCCTCGCCGACGCTCAGCGCCGTCATCTCGCTGATGGTGAGCCCGGCCACGCGGAACGCCAGCGCCTCCGGCCGCAGGCGGGCGCCGCGGCACGCCGGGCAGGGCCTGTGGGCCAGGTAGCGGCCGAACATGTGCCGGCCGTAGGACGGCCCGGCGTCCATGAACTCGCGCAGGCTGGGGATGACGGCGTGGCGCGCCGGGAGCCCGGTGCGCTCCTCCAGGCCCTCTCCGGTCAGCAGTGCCCTGCGCAGCGGGGCGGAGATGCGGCGGAACGGCCGCTGGGGGTCGATGCCCAGGGCCTCGGTCAGTTCCTTCATCATGGTCTGGAGGCGGCGACCGGTGCGGCCGCCCGTGCGTGCCCAGGGCTCCACGGCCCCCGCCGCCAGGCTGAGCGACCTGTCGGGCACGACCAGGTCCTCGTCGAACTCCTCCACCGTGCCCAGGCCGCTGCACGTCTCGCACCGGCCGTAGGGGCTGTTGAACGAGAACGTGTTGGGGTGGGGCTCCGGGATGCTGCGGCCGCATTCCGGGCAGGCCAGTGTGCGGCTGAACAGCACCTCGCGTCCGCTCTCCAGCAGGGCGATGCACGCGCCCCCGCCGGCGGCCAGGGCCGTGCGCACGCTGTCGGCCAGGCGCGCGGTGTCGGTGCGCCGGACCACGAGCCGGTCGATGACCACTTCGATGTCGTGCACCTTGTAGCGGTCCAGGCGGTCGAGGTCGTCCAGGTCGCGCACGACGCCGTCGACGCGCACGCGGACGTAGCCGTCGGCGCGGATGCGGTCGAACAGCTCGCGGTAGTGGCCGCGGCGGCCGCGCACGAGCGGCGCCAGCAGGGCCAGGCGGGTGCCGGCCGGCAGGTCGCGGATGGCGGCCACGATCTGCTCCAGCGTCTGGTGCCGGATCTCGGCGCCGCAGTCGGGGCACCGGGCCGTGCCGAGGCGGGCGAAGAGCAGCCGGAGGCGGTCGTAGACCTCCGTGGTCGTCGCCACCGTGGACCGCGGGCCGGTGCCGCTCATCTCCTGGCGGATGGCGATCGTCGGGGGCAGGCCCGCCACCAGGTCGCAGTCCGGCCGCGGCATCTGCTCCAGGAACTGCCGGGCGTAGCTGGACAGGCTTTCGATGTAGCGGCGCTGCCCCTCGGCGTAGAGCGTGTCGAAGGCGAGCGACGACTTGCCGCTGCCGCTCAGCCCGGTGACGACGACCAGCGCGTCGCGTGGCAGCTCCAGGTCGATGCCCTTGAGGTTGTGCGTGCAGGCGCGCAGGACGTGGATGCGGCCGTCTTCCGCAACCGGGGCGTGCGCGAGGGCGGTGCGGGCGTCAGTCGTCATGGTCCGGGACGTCCTTCCCCGCCGGCCCGGAGCGCCGGCTGCGCAGCAGGAAGCGGATGGGTATGGCGCTGAAGGCGAACTCGGCGCGCAGGCGGTTGCCCAGGTAGCGCAGGTAGACGTCGTCGATCAGGCGCGGTTCGTTTGTGAACAGCGCGACCGTCGGCGGGCGGACGCCCACCTGGGTCGCGTAGTAGATGCGCCCGAACCGGCTGGGGGTGCGCGGGGGCGGGCGGCGCCCCACGGCCTCCTGCACGGCGCGGTTCAGCGGCCCCGTCGGCACGCGCACGGCCGCCTGCTCGTGCAGCGCCTGGGCGGCCTCGATCAGGTGCGGCACGTTCCGGCCCGTCGTCGCGCTGATGCACACCACCGGCGCGAACGCGAGCATGGGCAGCCGGTCGTGGATGTAGCGGACGAACTCCTCGCGCCCGC from Candidatus Brocadiaceae bacterium includes the following:
- the uvrA gene encoding excinuclease ABC subunit UvrA; this encodes MTTDARTALAHAPVAEDGRIHVLRACTHNLKGIDLELPRDALVVVTGLSGSGKSSLAFDTLYAEGQRRYIESLSSYARQFLEQMPRPDCDLVAGLPPTIAIRQEMSGTGPRSTVATTTEVYDRLRLLFARLGTARCPDCGAEIRHQTLEQIVAAIRDLPAGTRLALLAPLVRGRRGHYRELFDRIRADGYVRVRVDGVVRDLDDLDRLDRYKVHDIEVVIDRLVVRRTDTARLADSVRTALAAGGGACIALLESGREVLFSRTLACPECGRSIPEPHPNTFSFNSPYGRCETCSGLGTVEEFDEDLVVPDRSLSLAAGAVEPWARTGGRTGRRLQTMMKELTEALGIDPQRPFRRISAPLRRALLTGEGLEERTGLPARHAVIPSLREFMDAGPSYGRHMFGRYLAHRPCPACRGARLRPEALAFRVAGLTISEMTALSVGEGLAQIDGLTFEGSRERIAAPIRKDVRERLRFLMDVGLHYLTLDRRSNTLSRGEYQRIRLATQIGSGLTGVCYILDEPSIGLHPRDNERLLDSLERLREAGNTVLVVEHDEATIRRSDWVVDLGPGAGRAGGHVVFSGPAADLQAAPDSLTGRYLSGRESIPIPERLRTPRRGRAITITGASEHNLKDIEAIIPLGLFCCVTGVSGSGKSTLVNDVLHRALARRLYGSRPRPGRHRSLRGASKVRQVLEIDQSPIGRSPRSCPATYTKVFDDIRRAFAETRQARIRGFGPGRFSFNSKEGRCPVCGGLGEKQIEMSFLPDVRVTCEECRGRRFGEQTLQIALRGKSIADVLAMTVEEALEFFRTHPPIERKLRTMREVGLDYLTLGQPSTTLSGGEAQRIKLTRELGKVATGDTLYILDEPTTGLHFDDVRKLLRIFHNLADRGNTLVVIEHNLDVIKNADYILDLGPEGGDAGGCVVACGPPEQVIRAPRSHTGRALEPLFRGRKPRIRLET
- a CDS encoding HAD-IIA family hydrolase, which produces MTDPTPLPIADVPAVRSLLDRLSGFIFDLDGTLYIGGELIPGADAAVDGLRRLGKKVAFVSNKPIGTRQEYAEKLNRLGVACSVDEVINSALVAARYLQKHRPGARCFPVAEPPVIKELLDHGLRISDDPEQIDVVVVAFDRTFDYRKLNIAYRAALHGAELIATNPDRTCPMPDYDLPDAACMIAAIEACTQRKVHPIVGKPSPIMLQEALDLVGLQPRQCAMLGDRPETDMQMARDAGLTGMLVLTGVTGPDDLATLAVRPDCVLSSVLTLADACR